In the genome of candidate division WOR-3 bacterium, the window GTATCTGATTACACTCGGAAAGATCGTTCAAATCGCGAAGATTCTGACAAAGAAAAAATTGATAAATAAACCACAAACCCCCGAAGAATTCATCGCGTTGATCGATCAAATCGAAAAAGATTTGAGAAAGAGGAAATAATATGACATCAGAAATAATCGAGATGCATCTCAAACTGCTCTTTGATCTGGACAACCTGCTCGCTGATATGGAAGCTCCGGAATACAAGGAGATAGGTTTCAAGATCGAAGATGAAGAAAGAATTTCGCTCATGAGAAAAAGGAATGATTTACTTAAGAAACTTCCGGCTGAGATCGCCGAAGTTTACGAGCGGCTTAAGAAAAGATACCAGCGGGCGATATCGCCTGTTGAAAACGGATTCTGTTTTGGTTGCTTTCAAAAATTACCCACTGAGCTCCTCACGAGGAAAAAAGAATTCATCACATGTCCGAATTGCGGGAGGATTTTGTACTGGCGGAAAAAATAATCAAAGGGAAATATTTCATCCATGTAATCGTCATACTCTGTCTTTTCCTCGGTCTTTTCGGGATAAAAAACAGCTCCCTTATCGATTGGGACGAAGGGGTATTCAGCCTTCAGGCACAATGGCTGTCAAGCATCGGTGCACAAGGTAAACCATTCAATTTTCAAACGCCTCCCCTTTACCAGACACTCATAGCGGTTCTCTTTAAATGTTTCGGCACAAACGCCCACCTCATTATGTTCCTTTCACTCTTCTTTTCACTTATCACAATCTACACGATATTCTATTTCATCAAAAAACTCTATTCCGAACGTCTGGCTGTATATACGACACTCTTGTTCGTTACGACGGAATATTTTCTCTTCTTCTTCAAATCAGGACTGAGTGAAGCAACATTTCTCTTCTTCTTCACAACAGCCGTATTATCCTTTCTCAACGGTTGCAAAAACCGAAACTCACGTTCTTTTCTGTTGAGCGGCGCAGCCACCACCCTTGCCCTGTACACAAAATATTCCGCCTTCCCTCTGCTGCTCATATTCCTGATAATCGGCTTTCGGCATCGAAAAAGGATCAATGGAAAATGGTTTTTATTGACGATCATCCTTCCTCTTCTGCTCTTTCTTCCTTATCTCTATCTCTTCATCCGGGTGGTCTCAATTTCGGGCATAGGTTCACGCCATGCGACCCTGCTCGGGTTCAACCATACAAAATTTTTGATCTATCTTGCGACCTTTGCCCCTGTACCGCTGTTATTCACTCTCTTATACATAATAATCAGGAATAAAGAGCAGAAAAAAGAATGGGATGTGTTAATCTGCCTCCTGGTCTTCTTTGCAATCCTCGGTTTCTATCATCCTTATTTCAGGCTCGCATATCCCATGGTTCCGTTTCTGGCGCTCCTCTCGGCTCAACTCGTCCTACGGATCAAAGGTGCAGCCAGGACGGCGGTAATCAGCGTCGCCCTGATTCTCTCTTTGATATTAAGTGTCAAGACCATAACCTATAAGAGCAGGATTCCCGAAAGAATCGGAGAACTCGTTGAATTCCACCGCCGGGAAAACAATCTCCACTACATCTATACCATTGTACCGCCGAATATCGACTTTTACATCAATCACCCGATTCTCATTCCGACGGGCCATAACTGGCTGGAAATCGGCGGAAAATTCCCCGTCTTATTGAAAAAGAAGAAAGTGATCCACCCTGATAATAATGAATTGATCAATGAAAAGAAAGTTCTGCTTTTACACGCGACGATCTTTGATTCTTTTAAAGAAAAACATCCTGAGCTCTACCAGCGGGCGGTCCTGCTGGAAACCGTGGAATTCAAAGACGCACCCGTGTATTATAAAGATATTTTTAATCCGCAAAAAGACATCAAACAGATCTATGAACTGTATCTCTTTGATGTCAAAGAGCTCGGTGAGTCGGTTGCTGAACTGTGGAATCTGGGATTCGAGAAAAAAGTTACGGTGATGGCTGCCGAATAAAGACCGTCTCACCTGACCCTGACGACTTTTTGCGTGATATCACCTGAAGATGCTTCCACCCTGACAAAATAGACCCCCGCCGCGACATTCCGTCCTTCATTATCATCACCCGACCATACAAAAGAACGGTTTTGGTCTTCAACAGGGCAGTCGATACTCTTGATCAGTCTGCCGGTTACATCATAAATCTTGAGTTTGAACTCTTCGGCGCCTGAGAAGTCATTGAATTTAATCTGGAGTCGGCTCTTAAACGGAATCGGATACAATTGAAGCAAAGGAGCGGCTGTACCGTCGTCGAAACTCGACACATTTAAATTCCCGGACTGATAAGTACCTGAATTATATGAATCATACCTGAACTTGGGCCATTGAGCCGGCGTATCTGCGTCAAGATCAAAGACATAAAATTTATAACCATCGGCACCGAGCATGAGTTCCAGTCTGCCGTCGTTGTCAATATCATATAAAGCCGGCGAGGCCTCAATTCGATTGTTGAACTGCATCGGAAATCCCTCCATCTGTCCGCCGTCGTTCTGATAGGCGTAGAGGAACCAATCGGCTGACCCCACAATCACCTCTGCCCTGCCGTCACAATCAATATCCGCCGCCACCGGCAGCTTGGCGTCATGGCTGGAATCAGGAAACCCCGGCAGGGTGTTGCCGAGTGAATCGAATATCGCAAAACCGGTCTGGTAACCGCAGATAACCTCTGGTGCTCCGTCACCGGTGACGTCGCAGATGATCGGACTCCCCTCTATATCCGCCACACTGTAAAGTGTCTGATACCAGCGGATCGAGCCGTCGGCGTCGACGACATAGAGTCGCTCAGTCGAATCCGCATAAAAACAGATTTCAAATCTTGCATCACCGAAAAGGTCACCGAGCACCGTGGAATATTGAAGATTCCCGGGCTGAATGAAGATCGGAAAAGGAGACAGATAATTACCTGAACTGTCCCATACATAGAGTGAATCCCCCCTGCTTCCTCCGCAGCAGACGATTTCCAGTGAACCGTTCTGGTTTATATCACCGATCGCCGGGCTGCCGAGGGAGATACCGGGCAGATCTTTTAACAATCCATTACTTGAAAAAACCCCTGTGCCGTCGTGATGAAAAGCATATAAATCGGCATTGAGGGTCCAGATAAAGATCTCGAGATCACCGTCCTGGTCGATGTCGGCGAGTACCGGCGAGCCGATGATATTACCCGGTACAGACCTGGGCCAGCCGAACGGACAAACACCCTGATTATCGACTACATATAAATTATCCGTAGACCTTCTCACTCCGAAGACTATCTCGATGGTTCCATCTCCGTCAAGATCGCCCAGTGCCGGAGAGGTCCACACCTCGGCGGGATGGATGTCAAACAGGACACCGTCGTCAAGGACTGCTGAACCGTCATAATGCCAGGCATAGACATAACCTTCTTTACCGCAGACCACAATCTCAAGTCCAGGGTAGTACGGATCGATGTCGGCGAAATTGCAGGAAGAAAAGAGGTAATCATACACGGGTCTGGGCCAGCCCGGCGCAGGAGGTATATTGATCCTGCCGGAGACCGTATCAGAAGAGGCACTCTGATTTCTTGATGAATCCACTGCAACCACATAATAAAAATAAGTGGTATTATGCTGAACATTAAAGTCCTCAAACCGTGATGTCGGTTCCAGATAATTGTTCAACAATCGGTAATCGCCGTTGTACTGGGTGGCGCGATAAACACGGTAACCGATTGCTCCCGGCACCTGGAGCCACACGAGTTCAACTGAATTCTTTCTTCCGAAGACACGCAGTGATTCGGGAACCATCGGTGTATCGATGACCACTGATTGAGTGATGACCTTTTCGTTGCGGAAATATATTTCCAGATTGAATTCCAAAGGAACACCCGGATAATTAAGCAGTATTTCAAAAGGTTCTTCAGAATTCACCACTGAGTTGAATGGAATGAGAGGAAATGAAACAAGACTGTCCAGTATGGTCACTGTGTCGGAATCAGCGGTGATGACACCGTATACAGAATCCGCCGGTTCATGACCGAAGTTGGCTAAATACGGCAGGATCTCTATTGTATCACCAGACTTGAAAGCACGTTGGGTGAAATGTTCCATGACCGGTGCCGCACATATTATCTGAAAACTGTCACGTGTCAGATCAAAATCAGAGGTGATGTCGATTTCAAAATCAAGAGAGTAAAAGTCCGGAAGCGACCCGGAAACGTAAAAATGAAACGGAGTGATGTTCTCGCCGAATTCGGCTGCTTCGATATCCGGGAACGAAGCGGTATCGCAGACCATCGTAAGTAAACTGTCGGCGCAATCTATCCTGGCGGTTATGTTGTGCGCCGCGGCACCTCCTGTATTCTGGATTGTTAGGTACAACAATATATCTTCACCCGGATTAACCATCCCGTTCGAATTATGTGAAGTGTCTACTATTGTATGTTCTTTGTAGACAAGATGGGATTGTCCGGAAGCGACGAATACAGAGTCAATCCAGGGGATATAACCGGCGGAGCGGGAAGCCGCCGGAATATCCTGGATTCTGTACTTTAAATAACCGGGTGTTTCTGTCTTAACCGCGCGTTCAAGAAAACCGTCATAAATAGTATCGATGATGAACGTTTCGTTCTCTTTATAAAAGACAACAGTCGACGGTTGAGGCGGATTCACGGAGAGCCTTACGACGTCGTTCCCCACGTTCAGTGTGTCGGGCACAACGGTCACGTCGCTGTAATTCAAAGGAATGGTATCCCAGAGGCTCAATGTAGGATCGCCGAGCAAAGAGATTGAAAACTGATATAATCGATACCAATTATCCCATTGCGACTGTGAGATAAAAGGAACTTTTGTCCTGCCCAGGACTGCAGACAAAGGAAATGAAAAAAGCGAATCAAATTGTGATGTGGTATAGACCTCATGGATATAGGCTTCACTGAAACTCGTCGGTCCGATGTAGGCGACGCCGCCGCCATGAGGATTCAATAACCAGTGTTTACTGAGACAATCCGATTGGAAGGTATTGGTGTAGCATGTTATGACGAAAAGCACACCGTATAGATCCGTGTTATGAAGGTCGTCGAAAAAATAGATATCCGCCTGTTCGCGCGGGTTGTTCTTCACCCGTATGTTATTTATGTCGCCGTGTCCTATTCCGCAGACAATCCCGAAACCGGTGTAAAGGGAATCATATAATTCCTGCTTCGGTCTTTCGTTCAAAAAAGTAGTATCAAACCACACCGGTAGATGCTCGGCTATCCGTTTCGCCATAAAATAAGCGTCATTGGAAACATCCAGGTCTGAAGTGAAAAAGAGCGCCTTGTTCTGTATGGCGGTGAAGACCGGCTGTAAATATGAGCGGACTTTATTGAGATAATCATTTACTTCAAATGCATCCCTTGTCGGTAACCGACCTACGAAAACATCAGGATATAAATCCAATGAGTCCTCCACTTCTCCGAATTTCTCATTGCCGTTCTGATTCCAGGTGCCGTCGAGATCGGAAAAATAGAGGTCAGTAACGATATGAACAGGCCACTGGTTATATAAAGATGACATCCAGATCCAGCGGGTCGGAATCTCCGGAACATCTCCACCCAGCAGCACATAGACCACCCCCCACTTTGTCACCGCATCCTTCAGAAAATTTCTGATTCGCTCGGCGTCGTCTGTGCCCTGGTAGTGCTGCCTTATCCAGGTCAATGTCCTCACCACTGTGTTATAACCGCACAGTTTTTTGTAATGGGCGAATTTATTATAAACATCATAAAGCTGGTCCGTCGTGACGACAACCAGATCGACCGGTGCTCCGAGCAACGCCGGCAGATCAGTGACCGTCAGGTCCCGAATATTATCCTCCACACCGATTCGGGGTCTCTTTGAAGGATCATTCAGCTCCTCTTTATTGACGATCAAAGAAGAAACGAATCTGTCGGTCAACTCCTGTGCCGTCCTTGTCTGGCGCTCGGGTATGACATAACAATCATTCTCCTCGGTCTTGAATCTGACCTTCAATTTTTTTAAAATATGGAGTTTTCTGCTTTCAGGAAAGTATCTGAAAGGAACGACGCCGACCTGACAGACCTGATATCCTCTCATATTCCCTGAGTGGACAGAACAGACGATATCAACGGGATACGGGGTTTCCGAGTTGTATATAAAAGGATCGCAGGGAGTGAAGGCATATTCATCCAGCATAGACCCCCTGTTCTGCGCAGGATAAATATAAAAATCTCCGGGTAACTCGTCCCATTCTTCTTCGATTATTTCGACCGAGCTCACTTTTCTTTTCCGGGGTAAAAGATAATTAAAAGTGACGACGGGCAGTTCCGGAGCTCCGGGTGCCGACGTAGAAACTGAACCGGTGATCTCAATACGGTCGAATCCCTCTACCTTTACAATATCATATCTGAGCCCACCGATTGGCAGTTCATAGATCAGGTCAGCCGATGATATCCGGTAAAACACTAACAAAAAAAATAAAGGTAACTTTAAAACAAGCCTCTTCATCACTATCTGAATTATAAGGAATAAAGGAAAGATGTCAAGCTACAGGTATTTGTACCTATCCATCCATACAATTTATTGTGGTAGCAAACACTTACTTATTTTGACCTCCTTCTTTTAAAAAACTTCTCAATCTCAACCGCGACAAAAACGACTGAAGAAAGAAGCAAGGTCAATACAAGCTGAACCAAGTTCAATGGTTGAGTTTTGAATATTGGATTGAGGAAAGGTATATAAATAGTTGCCATCTGCAGAGCAAACGTCAAGAGAAATGCTCCCAGGAGAGGTTTGTTGGATAAAAATCCCAGAGCAAAAAAGGACTTCTTTTCGGATCTTATCGCAAGGACATTCCCCATCTGGTTAAGACAAAGAACTGTAAATACCATTGTCTGCCAGTGAGCATATCCTATTTTAATCGCCAACGCCTGTGTAAATATTGAGGTTATTCCCATCAAAAGTCCCACCCAGATAATATGATAGCCGAGACCATGGGCAAATATGCTTTCTTTTGGCTCCCTTGGCGGTCTTTTCATAATATCATCTTCAGGTGGTTCTGCTACTAAGGCAAGACCAGGAAGACCATCAGTTACCAGGTTAATCCAGAGGATGTGGATAGGCAAAACCGGGATTGGAAGGCCGAAAAAGGGTGCAAGAAATATTGTCCATATCTCGCCTGAATTGCTGGTCATGGTATATTTTATAAACTTTCTGATGTTATCAAATATTCTCCTGCCCTCTTTTATGGCGGCAACAATAGTCGCAAAATTATCGTCAAGAAGTACCATATCCGCGGCTTCTTTTGATACATCCGTCCCGGTAATGCCCATCGCAACGCCAATATCTGCTCTCCTTAAGGCCGGCGCATCATTGACGCCGTCGCCAGTCATTGCTACAAAATGACCTTTATCTTGCAATGCTTTAACTATCTTCAATTTATGTTCCGGCACCACCCGGGCATAAACCTTTATATGCTCAATTCTTTCTTTTAGATCATCTAAGGACATCTTCTCAAGCCTGTCGCCGGTAATTATTGCTTTGGAGTCGTCTTGTGATATACCAACCATTTTGGCTATTGTCTTGGCGGTGGAAGGGTGGTCTCCGGTTATCATTACAGGAGCTATTCCTGCGGTCATACACTTCCTAACCGCGTCCTTTGCTTCTTCTCGAGGAGGGTCCAACATTCCCACCAGGCCCAAAATAATAATTTCTTTTTCTACACTTTCAGGTGATATCTCTTCAGGAAGTTCATCCCACTCTCTCATACCAACACAAAGAACTCTCAATCCCCTGTCTGCCATATCTTCGCTTATCTTAAGAATCGTTTGCTGGTCTATGGGGCTTAATCCTTCAGAAGTTAATACTCTTGTTGCCTTTTCAAGCACACTTTCAAGCGCCCCCTTGGTAAAAGATACATATCTATTTTCCCAGGTATGGATGGTCGTCATGCGTTTTCTTTCAGAGTCAAAAGGGAGTTCATTTATTCTTAAAAACTTCTTTTCAATATCATCTTTATCAAAGCCTTTCTCACCGGCAAAGGAGAAAAGGGCAGTTTCTGTGGGGTCGCCCATGACCTTTTTTTCTGCGTCTATCTGCACGTCATTGCATAGCGCCAGCGCTCTCAATAACTGAACCTGGGGGCTTAATCGAGCTGTCTTGAGTCCCTCATTGTTTCTAACTTCTATTTCTTTTGCTCTCAATACCTTGCCATCCACAAACACTTCCTCCACCGTCATTCTGTTCAGGGTGAGCGTGCCGGTTTTATCAGAACAAATATAGGTGATGGAACCGAGTGTTTCCACGGCTGGAAGCTTTCTTATTAGAGCTTTTCGTTTCACCATTTTCTTAGCCCCAAGGGCAAGTGAAATTGTCACTACTGCCGGAAGTGCCTCGGGTATGGCTGCTACTGCAAGCGAAACAGCAACCAAAAATATTGAAATGGGTCTTTCTCCTCTTACAATACCCATTAAGAAAACAATACCACATATAGCAAGAACTGCTAAGGAAAGTTTCTGACCGAATTTAGCCAATTTTTTCTGCAAAGGCGTTTTTACTTCTTCTGCTTCTTGTAATAGAGATGCGATTCGACCCAGCTCGGTGTTCATGCCAGTAGCCACTACAATTCCCTTACCTCGTCCATAAGTAACTGTTGTACCTTTGAAAGCTATATTTTTTCTCTCCCCAAGGGGAAGTGTTGGCTCATCGAATTCACGTGTATTTTTTTCAACCGGGACTGATTCTCCCGTCAGAGGTGATTCATTTATTTTCATCTGCACCGCTTCGGTTAATCTTATGTCTGCCGGCACAATTTTTCCTGTTTCCAGGATTACTATATCACCGGGAACAAGCTCAGAAGCGTCAATACTGCGGGGCACTTTGTCTCTGATGACAGTAGCAATGGGCGCAGCCATTTCCTTCAATGCCTCGATTGCTTTCTCGGCGCGGTATTCTTGAACAAACCCGATCACCGCATTTATTACGACAATAACCATAATAGCAATAGTATCCTTGGGTTCACCAATAAGACCAGAGACGATTGCTGCTGCAATGAGGACAATAATCATAAAGTCTTTGAACTGATCCAGCAACATCATAAAAGGAGTTCTTTTTTTGAGCTCCTTTAACTTATTGGGGCCGTACCTCTGGAGTCTGTTGTCTGCTTCTTTAGAACTTAGTCCAGATGCGATGTCAGTATTTAAGGTTTTTTCAACTTTATGGATACTTCTGATATGCCACTTTTCCATATAACCTTCTTTGCCAATTATTTTATTGCTTCTGGAGTGTATTTTAATATGATTGCCACCAGATGGTCCGCAAATTAGTTTTCCGTCACTGGTATTTCTTTACAACCCTCAATGCCTCAACCAGTGAAGGTACATCAAACCATCTTCTTTTTGTCAGCTCATTAGTATACGCCTGATAGATTGTGCTGATTGCGTTGTAGAGTTCTTCGGGCAGTCGGGGTGGAGAAGTTTTAACATTTGTCTTCCAGTTAACTCGGTCGTTTTTCTTTGCCTCTTCCACATCCTTAAACCAGTCAGTACTACGATAATATATTCGGGCAACCTCTTTGCTCACGGGCAATCCTTCATAGGTAAATCTACATTCATCAAGGGTTCCCAAAGCATCAACAAGCACAAAATTTCTGTTCTCATCAAAACCAAGTTCAATCTTACCATCCTCATTGAACAGATCAAGACGGCGTGTCTCTTTTGTAATAAGTTCATTTACATTAGCTACCATCTTTTTCATTTCATCAAGTTCTGCATCAGATAAGACAGAAATTCTTTTTGCCTCATCCCAGGAAAGATACCTGTCAGTTACCTCAAGTTTTGTCGAGACATCATAGATCGGTTTATCAAGAACCTGACCTGGTTCAGGCATCTTATCAAGACCGATATCAGAAAGTTTCAAGGTTCCTTGATGCAGACGTTTGAATACCGATGAACCTGCAGGAAGAGCATTACGGTAGATAACCTCAAGCGGAATTAAAAAGTTATTCCTTTCTTTTTGGAAAATTGAATAATCATAGCCATCTCCGGTGAGTTGTGGTTTTATTACCCTCAGGATTTTGACCTCAATTGTGTTCGAAGGTTGGGTTAAATCATTCAATTTTTTAGGTTTGCCGTTTTCAACAACACCAAGATAGTGGGTCTTTATTCCGAGTTCTTCAGCCTTTTCAAAAAAGTAAGCAGTGGCAAGACAGATTGCTGACCCCTTGTTCAAAATATGGTCAGGCATCTCACCCCAGTCAAAGACCGAATAACGGTCGGAAAAGACAAAACGGCCAATACCCGCGGCTTTTTCTCCGGGCTGCTTTATTATATCCAAGTCTTTAACACTACCCATTTTGCAGCACCTCTTTATCGTTTTTTTCTATTTCACTTTTCTTTTTCTCTTGATACTCTTTTATGCGCTAGTTAAGTTCTCTATTCGTTAGCGCCAGTATCTTTGCCACGCATATTCCTTTCTTTCATATTACATTGTATTATACTTAAAAAAGCATCGAGGTCAATAAAATAACCGCTATAAAAATGAGTCTGAAAAAGAATCAGAATTTTGTGATGGCTAATCGTCGGGATTCGGGGCTATCTCCTCATATTCTATTAATAATATGCTGTTCTTTCCTGAAGAATCTTCATACTTTATGAATCGGTGGGGGTACTCTTTTTCAATCCAGAAATAGAAACGCCACTTAAAGAATAACACATGGGGTTTCAATTCCACCTTCCAGCAGTCGAACTCACCCAACTCCGCCGCAGTGACCTCCCCTTCTCCGACGACCGCCACATCGGCGTTGACGATCATAAATTCAGGAACATGAAATCGGATTTTTGTCTTGAAATCTTTATTATAATCGAATCCACGCAATGCATATTCGATTGCATGACGGTCGTATATGGGTTTGTCCGCGCCGTAACTCTGCCTGCGACCCTTGAAATAGACCTTGAACTTATCCTTCTTTGTTATCTCAAGTTCCACCTTATCACCCACGGTCTTTTTGACGTAGAGGGTACTCATATCGAGCGTATCGAAGAGAACCTCAAGCCTTCTATCCTCCCACTCGTAGACCACCCGATATCCTGTCGAATCCTTTGCCGCGGTGAGGTGCATGGTCCCTATCTTTCCTTTATCATTGGTTTCGTATACCATAATCTCTTTATCAGGCAGAAGAAGCAACAGGAATAATAAAATACTCATTTTACATACTCCACCTTGATTCCTCGAGGCAGCAACCGGGTCACAACACCGTTCCTGCCGCAGGACGGACTTCTGCTTTTCAGAATTATTCTCTTTACACCGAATTTCTTTGCAATCTTCAAAAACTCACGGGCGCCGCGCTGAAAATTCTTGGTGACGTCGACCCCCAGCTCATTAATCACCCTGCTCCCTTTGATTCGATTCCTGGGCCGTGGTGTGGTAAGGCCGCCGAGCTGTTCCGGACAGGCGAAGAGCAGACAGTTTTTTTCCGCCAGTTCCGCTACCTTTTTTCGATAAGCATTCTTGCCGTCGTAGCGGCAATTGATACCGATAAGACAGGCACTTACAAGGATCCTTTCCATATCAATACATCATTTCGACAGGTTGTCCAAAATCTCAAGGATCTGCAGGACGTCATCGACTTCATAATCCGCGCCTGATTCAGTGGTCCTGAAGCGATCGCCGTAACGCGCAAAGACCGTCTTCATCCCGAGTGATTTTGCACCGACGATATCCCGTTCCACCCAATCGCCGACCATCATCGCCTCTTCTGGTTCGATATTCAATCGATGGAGCGCCTTTTTAAACGGCTCGGGGTCGGGTTTTCTCTTATTGGTATCTTCAAAGGTGATGACCACATCAAAGATATGGTGAAGGTTCAACTGACAGAGCCGCAGCCATGCCTGAAGCCGCGGGGCGTCACTCACCACGGCGAGTTTCAACCCCCGTTTGATGAGCTCCATAAGGGTCAGTTGTACATGAGGATAGAGTACAAGCGCCGCCTCCCGCGCCCGCCGGTAACCGATGATTCCGGCGGCATGGATTCGATAATCTATGCCGCCGAATTCTTTGATCAAAAATTTATCAAAAACCTTTTGGTCTTCAATCCCTTCTTCATCATAGATTTTATAGATCTTCTCTTTCGCCTCTTCGTGGGAAATCTTCAAACCAGCATCGATCATCGCTGCGACCGCAGCCTCCACGGCTGCTTCTTTCATCGCCATAAAATCGACAAGTGTATTATCAAGGTCAAAAATAACCGCTTTTATCATAACTCTTTTCGGAAGATCGCCGCCGCCTTTTCAGGGGCGAAACGGTTGATATAAAAACCGGTTCCCAGTTCAAAACCGGTCCGTCGGTAAAGGCGCGGGGTGATTTCAATATGCCAGTGAAAATCATCTTTGATCGTCTTCCAGTAATTGGATTTGGGCAGAAGATTCGGACTGTTGTTGATTATGAGATTATACGGTGGGTCATTGAGTACCTTGTACATCACCTTGAAAATCCGTTTGAGCACCATTGCAAGGTCTCCTGTCTCTTCTTCGGTTATAAGGGTATAGCTGAAAGAGTGGCGCTTCGGAAGAATCAAAATTTCAAAAGGAAATCTTGAGGCGTACGGCGCAATCACGACGAATTTATCGCTCTGAAAAATAAGTCTGTCCGCCATCTCAATCTCCTGCTGGATGATGTCGCAGAACAGACATCTTTCTTTATAACTGTAATATTCGCGTGCGCCGTTCAGTTTCTGCTTCACTCTGATCGGAGTCGCGGGTAAAGCGATCAGGTCTGAATGCGGATGGTCGATCGTCGATGCTCCAGCGGCACGCCCGTGATTTTTAAAAATGAGGATGTAACGCAATCTTTTATCTTTATGGAGGTCTTCAATCCTCAACCGATATGTCTCCAGAACCAGTTTAATCTGTTCCCGGGGCAGTTCGAAAAAATTCGGGATATGACGGGGTGATTCAACAATAACCTCATTCGCAC includes:
- a CDS encoding TIGR02253 family HAD-type hydrolase — encoded protein: MIKAVIFDLDNTLVDFMAMKEAAVEAAVAAMIDAGLKISHEEAKEKIYKIYDEEGIEDQKVFDKFLIKEFGGIDYRIHAAGIIGYRRAREAALVLYPHVQLTLMELIKRGLKLAVVSDAPRLQAWLRLCQLNLHHIFDVVITFEDTNKRKPDPEPFKKALHRLNIEPEEAMMVGDWVERDIVGAKSLGMKTVFARYGDRFRTTESGADYEVDDVLQILEILDNLSK
- a CDS encoding HIT domain-containing protein, producing MSEVRRDIVTDTWVIIDTENDSIPEVVREDKAAVADCPFCEGQERRTPTEIYAVRESCEPDGPGWKVRVIPNIKPILKVEGALEKSGVGVYDMVSGVGANEVIVESPRHIPNFFELPREQIKLVLETYRLRIEDLHKDKRLRYILIFKNHGRAAGASTIDHPHSDLIALPATPIRVKQKLNGAREYYSYKERCLFCDIIQQEIEMADRLIFQSDKFVVIAPYASRFPFEILILPKRHSFSYTLITEEETGDLAMVLKRIFKVMYKVLNDPPYNLIINNSPNLLPKSNYWKTIKDDFHWHIEITPRLYRRTGFELGTGFYINRFAPEKAAAIFRKEL